A region from the Chthoniobacterales bacterium genome encodes:
- a CDS encoding DUF2007 domain-containing protein produces MRDVFVNQDHARVGFYKSVLEEAGIPSFIRNEFSNNGLTEMPSGLFFPTLCVVNDEDYDEAMRILGPIFYGSPSALPDWVCAKCQAEVPGNFDACWRCGEFRVAEEPV; encoded by the coding sequence ATGCGAGATGTCTTTGTGAACCAGGACCATGCGCGGGTGGGATTTTACAAATCCGTGCTGGAGGAGGCGGGAATCCCGAGCTTCATTCGCAACGAATTCAGCAATAACGGCCTGACTGAAATGCCGTCGGGCTTGTTTTTCCCGACTCTTTGCGTGGTGAACGATGAGGATTACGACGAGGCCATGCGGATTCTGGGGCCGATATTTTATGGCAGTCCGTCGGCGCTGCCGGATTGGGTCTGCGCGAAATGCCAGGCCGAGGTGCCTGGAAATTTCGACGCTTGCTGGCGATGCGGTGAGTTCCGAGTGGCCGAGGAACCGGTCTAA
- a CDS encoding isoprenylcysteine carboxylmethyltransferase family protein, translating to MFSLLGLSLLVSEIVLGLRRRSQTGAEKKDRGTLRMLWVIILLSIASGYLAAQLDLGPHLPGERSWIVIGVVLFVLGATLRWWSVLHLGRFFTVDVAVASDHRLIDNGPYRFVRHPSYTGLLLEFTGLAFCLGHVVSLAVILLPIFFAQRRRIEVEERALQEKLGEPYHQYCARTKRLLPFLY from the coding sequence ATGTTTTCTCTGCTCGGACTGAGTCTGCTCGTTTCCGAGATAGTGCTCGGACTCCGCCGCCGGTCGCAGACGGGAGCGGAGAAAAAAGACCGCGGCACCCTGCGAATGCTCTGGGTGATCATTCTTCTGTCCATCGCGAGCGGGTATCTCGCTGCCCAACTCGACTTAGGCCCGCACCTGCCCGGTGAGCGGAGTTGGATCGTTATCGGTGTCGTTCTTTTCGTGCTCGGCGCGACGCTCCGCTGGTGGTCGGTGCTGCATCTGGGGCGGTTTTTTACGGTGGATGTCGCCGTCGCCAGCGATCATCGCCTGATCGACAACGGCCCCTATCGGTTCGTCCGCCATCCGTCTTATACCGGGCTTTTGCTCGAATTCACTGGTCTGGCTTTTTGCCTCGGGCACGTCGTCAGCCTGGCGGTCATTCTCCTTCCAATTTTTTTTGCCCAACGTCGCCGCATCGAGGTCGAGGAACGCGCCTTGCAGGAAAAACTCGGCGAGCCCTACCACCAATACTGCGCGCGCACAAAGCGCCTCCTTCCATTTCTCTACTAG
- a CDS encoding helicase HerA-like domain-containing protein, with the protein MTDPVPFAKGTTLHSLLPRMANRHGLIAGATGTGKTVTLRVLAERFSNMGVPVFLADVKGDVSGIGQAGAANERLDQRKKDLGLKSLTFQEFPVRFWDIFGAEGHPVRATVSEMGPLLMGRLLGLNEVQGGVLSLVFKIADDQKLLLLDLKDLRAMLTHVAENAAQYQTNYGNVSSASVGAIQRGLLALQSQGGDQFFGEPALNLDDLMQVENGRGVINLLAADKLINSPNLYATFLLWLMSELFERLPEVGDPDKPKIAFFFDEAHLLFNDAPDFLQQKIEQVVRLIRSKGVGIYFVTQSPLDIPESVLGQLGNRVQHALRAFTPRDQKSVRTAAETFRANPKLNTAEVITQLGVGEALVSTLDEKGTPEIVDRCLIYPPESRLTPLTPEERKAAIQASDLFGHYEKAVDRESAYEALQAKTVAKTAEAPAEAPAKAEKPSEFAKIATSVGTSVLRAMGTQMGRQIVRGVLGSIMGGVLGGTVRRSSRRY; encoded by the coding sequence ATGACCGACCCTGTTCCCTTCGCCAAAGGCACCACCCTGCACAGTCTCCTTCCCCGCATGGCGAATCGCCACGGACTCATTGCCGGCGCGACGGGCACGGGAAAAACCGTTACGCTGCGAGTGCTGGCGGAGCGGTTTAGCAACATGGGCGTCCCGGTTTTTCTCGCCGATGTGAAAGGCGACGTCTCCGGCATCGGCCAGGCGGGAGCCGCGAATGAGCGGCTCGATCAGCGCAAAAAAGATTTGGGTTTGAAGTCGCTCACGTTTCAGGAATTTCCCGTGCGCTTCTGGGATATTTTCGGGGCAGAAGGTCATCCGGTGCGAGCGACCGTTTCCGAGATGGGACCGCTCCTAATGGGGCGTTTGCTCGGGCTGAACGAGGTGCAGGGCGGCGTGCTGAGTCTGGTTTTCAAGATTGCCGACGACCAGAAATTGCTCCTGCTCGACCTGAAGGATCTGCGCGCGATGCTCACTCATGTGGCGGAAAACGCGGCCCAGTATCAGACGAATTACGGCAATGTCTCCTCGGCCAGCGTGGGCGCGATTCAGCGCGGCTTGCTGGCGCTGCAAAGCCAGGGCGGCGATCAGTTTTTTGGCGAACCGGCGCTCAATCTCGACGACCTCATGCAGGTGGAAAATGGCCGGGGTGTGATCAATCTGCTCGCGGCGGACAAGCTGATCAACTCGCCGAATCTCTACGCGACGTTCCTGCTCTGGCTGATGTCGGAACTGTTTGAGCGCCTGCCCGAGGTGGGCGATCCGGACAAGCCGAAGATCGCATTTTTCTTCGACGAGGCGCACTTGCTTTTCAATGACGCGCCAGACTTTCTTCAGCAAAAGATCGAGCAGGTCGTGCGGTTGATTCGCTCGAAAGGCGTCGGCATTTACTTCGTGACGCAGAGCCCACTCGACATCCCGGAGTCAGTGCTGGGCCAACTCGGCAACCGCGTGCAACACGCCTTGCGCGCCTTCACACCGCGCGACCAAAAGTCGGTGCGGACGGCGGCGGAGACGTTTCGCGCGAATCCAAAACTGAACACAGCGGAAGTCATTACGCAGCTTGGCGTGGGCGAGGCGCTCGTCTCGACGCTCGATGAAAAAGGTACGCCCGAGATCGTGGATCGATGCCTGATTTATCCGCCAGAGTCGCGTCTGACTCCGCTCACGCCCGAGGAACGCAAGGCGGCGATCCAAGCGAGCGATCTTTTTGGGCATTACGAAAAAGCCGTGGACCGCGAGTCGGCCTACGAGGCTTTGCAGGCCAAAACCGTTGCGAAAACAGCCGAAGCTCCTGCCGAGGCGCCAGCCAAAGCGGAAAAGCCCTCGGAGTTTGCCAAGATAGCGACCAGTGTCGGCACGAGCGTTTTGCGTGCAATGGGAACGCAGATGGGCCGGCAAATCGTGCGCGGCGTCCTCGGCAGCATCATGGGCGGAGTGCTGGGCGGCACGGTCCGGCGTTCGTCGCGGCGCTATTAG
- a CDS encoding DeoR/GlpR family DNA-binding transcription regulator: protein MFAHERHSAIRKMVREHRRLNFADLQAMVKVSPATLRRDLTDLEKSGDILRVHGGVLDPAYARAEISFDERLLRNHAAKKAIASLAASLIPPGSSVFIDAGSTCLETGKALLSRKDVRIITHSVALTALSLHGEAEFLCIGGELRRVSGALVGGSALGVLSLIRADFAFIGTSGVTLEGCSTTEVSEAEMKKAILERCEQKILLADATKWPHSSTIHFAPLSDFNAWVTNTKLAPKDVRSLRALGVKVHTVS, encoded by the coding sequence ATGTTCGCCCACGAACGACATAGCGCGATTCGCAAGATGGTCCGGGAACACCGCCGGCTGAATTTCGCCGACCTTCAGGCCATGGTAAAAGTCTCCCCAGCCACGCTGCGGCGCGACCTGACCGACTTGGAGAAAAGCGGCGACATCCTGCGCGTGCATGGCGGAGTGCTCGATCCCGCTTATGCGCGGGCAGAGATTTCCTTCGACGAGAGATTGCTGCGAAATCACGCCGCCAAAAAAGCGATTGCCTCGCTGGCCGCCTCGCTCATTCCACCCGGCTCCAGCGTTTTCATCGATGCGGGCTCCACCTGTCTCGAAACCGGCAAAGCCCTCCTCAGCCGGAAGGATGTGAGAATCATCACGCATTCCGTCGCCCTCACCGCACTCTCCCTCCACGGCGAAGCAGAGTTTCTGTGCATTGGCGGGGAACTTCGTCGCGTCAGTGGTGCGCTGGTTGGGGGAAGCGCCCTCGGTGTTCTCTCCCTCATTCGCGCTGACTTCGCCTTCATCGGAACATCCGGCGTTACCCTCGAGGGTTGTTCGACAACCGAGGTTTCTGAGGCAGAAATGAAGAAGGCCATCCTCGAACGTTGCGAACAAAAAATCCTCCTGGCCGATGCCACGAAATGGCCGCACTCGAGCACCATCCATTTTGCCCCATTGAGCGACTTCAATGCTTGGGTGACCAATACGAAACTCGCACCAAAGGATGTGCGAAGCCTGCGGGCTCTCGGAGTCAAAGTTCACACGGTTTCCTGA
- a CDS encoding DUF3833 family protein: MRLVLLLLATLFSACAGMRPSDFARGKPTLDPVEYFTGQSSSIGVLENRRGQPTQQVATQTRGTITADTLHLEQDLQFSDGKKQHRSWQLRRIDAHHFEGRANDIIGLIHGEAAGHVFHWSFTLELSPGNPLTRVRMSQWMYLQPDGRTLLNHSTISKAGIVLAQVTENFRREKPVR, from the coding sequence ATGCGACTCGTCCTGCTCCTCCTCGCCACGTTGTTTTCCGCCTGCGCCGGGATGCGCCCCTCCGATTTTGCCAGAGGAAAACCGACGCTAGACCCAGTGGAATATTTTACCGGCCAGTCAAGTTCCATCGGAGTCTTGGAGAACCGACGCGGGCAGCCGACGCAGCAGGTCGCCACGCAAACGCGAGGCACCATCACCGCCGACACACTCCACTTGGAGCAGGATCTGCAATTCAGCGACGGCAAAAAACAGCATCGCTCGTGGCAGCTCCGGCGCATCGACGCGCATCACTTCGAGGGGCGGGCCAACGACATTATCGGCCTCATCCACGGCGAGGCGGCGGGCCATGTTTTCCATTGGAGCTTCACGCTGGAGCTGTCGCCGGGGAACCCTCTCACTCGCGTGCGCATGAGCCAGTGGATGTATTTGCAGCCCGACGGCCGCACCCTTTTGAATCACTCGACGATCAGCAAGGCCGGGATCGTTCTGGCGCAGGTCACGGAGAATTTTCGCCGCGAAAAGCCCGTGCGCTGA